A part of Astatotilapia calliptera chromosome 15, fAstCal1.2, whole genome shotgun sequence genomic DNA contains:
- the ephb3b gene encoding ephrin type-B receptor 3b isoform X6: MTMDYFLLLCSLLLPVVSAVEETLMDTKWATTELAWTAHPETGWEEVSGYDDAMNPIRTYQVCNVRELNQNNWLRSDFIPRKDVLRVYVEMKFTVRDCNSIPNIPGSCKETFNLFYYESDSDSATATSPFWMENPYAKVDTIAPDESFSMLESGRVNTKVRSFGPLSKAGFYLAFQDLGACMSLISVRVFYKKCSTTIANFAVFPETATGAEATSLVIAPGTCVPNALEVSVPLKLYCNGDGEWMVPVGACTCMAGFEPAMKDTQCQACSPGTFKSKQGDSLCLPCPANSRASSGAASVCSCRNGYYRADTDSPDSPCTTVPSAPRSVISSVNETSLVLEWSEPRDLGGRDDVLYNVICKKCLPDRGMCSRCDDNVDISPRHLGLTQRRVAVRNLQAHTQYSFEIQAVNGVSNKSPYTPQFSAVNITTNQAAPSAVPTVHLMAATASTMSLSWLPPEKPNGIILDYEIKYHEKDQGEAIAHTMTAQRSNARIEGLKAGTPYVVQVRARTVAGYGRYSSPADFSTNLQTDPPKSLQEQLPLIVGSATATLVFIIAVVVIAIVCLRKQRNGSESEYTEKLQQYKSPIVTPGMKVYIDPFTYEDPNEAVREFAKEIDVSCVKIEEVIGAGEFGEVCRGRLKLPGRREIIVAIKTLKVGYTDRQRRDFLSEASIMGQFDHPNIIRLEGVVTKSRPVMIVTEFMENGALDSFLRLNDGQFTVIQLVGMLRGIAAGMKYLSDMNYVHRDLAARNILVNSNLVCKVSDFGLSRFLEDDPTDPTYTSSLGGKIPIRWTAPEAIAYRKFTSASDVWSYGIVMWEVMSYGERPYWDMSNQDVINAVEQDYRLPPPMDCPTALHQLMLDCWVKERNLRPKFTQIVATLDKLIRNAASLKVVTNSTQSSGVSQPLLDRCVPDYTTFTTVGDWLDAIKMSRYRDNFVNAGFASFDLVAQMTAEDLLRIGVTLAGHQKKILGSIQDMRLQMNQTLPVQV, encoded by the exons AGACGTTGATGGACACAAAGTGGGCCACGACAGAACTGGCTTGGACTGCACATCCTGAGACTGGG TGGGAAGAGGTCAGTGGCTACGACGATGCCATGAACCCCATCCGGACGTATCAAGTCTGCAATGTACGTGAGCTCAACCAAAATAACTGGCTACGTAGCGACTTCATCCCGCGAAAAGATGTACTGCGCGTATATGTGGAGATGAAATTCACAGTGCGTGACTGCAACAGCATTCCCAACATCCCTGGTTCCTGCAAAGAAACATTTAACCTCTTCTACTATGAGTCTGACTCGGATTCAGCTACGGCTACCAGCCCTTTCTGGATGGAGAACCCTTATGCGAAGGTTGACACCATCGCCCCAGATGAGAGTTTTTCCATGCTCGAGTCTGGACGGGTAAACACGAAAGTCAGAAGTTTTGGCCCGCTGTCCAAAGCTGGCTTCTACTTGGCCTTCCAGGATCTCGGTGCTTGCATGTCGCTCATCTCAGTCAGAGTGTTTTATAAGAAGTGCTCCACCACAATCGCCAACTTCGCCGTATTTCCCGAAACGGCAACGGGGGCTGAAGCGACATCGCTGGTGATAGCCCCAGGAACTTGTGTCCCCAATGCCTTGGAGGTGTCTGTGCCGCTGAAGCTTTATTGCAACGGAGATGGGGAGTGGATGGTTCCTGTAGGAGCCTGTACCTGCATGGCTGGTTTTGAACCGGCCATGAAGGACACCCAGTGTCAAG CTTGCAGCCCTGGCACCTTCAAGTCCAAACAGGGGGACAGTTTGTGCTTGCCCTGCCCAGCCAACAGCCGTGCCAGCTCGGGAGCAGCCAGTGTTTGCTCCTGTCGAAACGGTTATTACCGCGCAGACACAGATTCTCCCGACTCCCCCTGCACTA CCGTTCCGTCTGCCCCACGCAGCGTCATCTCCAGCGTCAACGAAACCTCGCTCGTGCTGGAGTGGAGCGAGCCTCGTGACCTGGGCGGCCGCGATGATGTCCTCTACAACGTCATCTGTAAGAAGTGCCTCCCCGACCGGGGAATGTGTTCGCGCTGCGACGACAACGTGGACATCTCACCGCGCCACCTGGGATTGACCCAGCGGCGTGTGGCGGTCCGGAACCTGCAAGCCCACACACAGTACAGCTTCGAGATCCAGGCGGTCAACGGCGTATCCAACAAGAGCCCCTATACGCCCCAGTTCTCCGCCGTGAACATCACCACAAATCAGGCCG CTCCCTCTGCAGTGCCCACAGTTCACCTGATGGCGGCCACAGCGAGCACCATGAGCCTGTCCTGGCTGCCTCCAGAGAAGCCCAACGGAATCATTCTGGATTATGAGATTAAGTACCATGAGAAG GATCAGGGTGAGGCCATTGCCCATACCATGACTGCCCAACGGAGCAACGCCCGCATTGAAGGTCTTAAGGCTGGTACGCCTTACGTGGTGCAGGTCCGCGCTCGAACAGTCGCTGGTTACGGTCGCTACAGCAGCCCAGCCGACTTCAGCACCAACCTCCAAA CTGACCCCCCAAAGTCGCTGCAGGAACAGCTGCCGCTCATCGTTGGATCAGCCACCGCCACCTTAGTCTTCATCATTGCAGTTGTGGTCATCGCTATTGTCTGCCTGAG aaagcagagaaacggTTCAGAGTCAGAGTacacagagaaactgcagcAGTACA AATCCCCAATAGTAACGCCGGGAATGAAGGTCTACATTGACCCCTTCACCTACGAGGACCCCAATGAGGCAGTGCGCGAGTTTGCCAAGGAGATCGATGTGTCCTGCGTGAAGATCGAGGAGGTCATTGGCGCAG GAGAGTTTGGGGAGGTGTGTCGCGGTCGCCTAAAGCTGCCCGGGCGCCGGGAGATCATCGTAGCCATCAAGACTCTCAAGGTGGGCTACACCGACAGGCAGAGGCGAGACTTCCTATCTGAAGCTTCCATCATGGGCCAGTTCGACCACCCCAACATTATCCGCCTGGAAGGTGTGGTCACCAAAAGTCGTCCGGTGATGATTGTGACCGAGTTTATGGAGAATGGAGCACTGGACTCTTTTCTGAGG CTCAATGATGGGCAGTtcacagtgatccagctggtaGGCATGCTCCGTGGGATCGCAGCAGGCATGAAGTACCTGTCAGACATGAACTACGTGCACAGAGACTTGGCTGCCCGTAACATCTTGGTTAACAGTAATCTGGTGTGTAAGGTATCTGACTTCGGCCTGTCTCGTTTCCTTGAGGATGACCCCACAGATCCAACCTACACCAGCTCACTG GGAGGGAAGATCCCCATTCGCTGGACCGCTCCAGAGGCAATCGCCTACAGGAAGTTCACCTCTGCCAGCGACGTCTGGAGCTACGGCATCGTCATGTGGGAAGTTATGTCGTATGGCGAGCGGCCGTACTGGGACATGAGCAATCAAGAT GTGATAAATGCCGTGGAGCAGGACTATCGACTGCCCCCACCCATGGACTGCCCGACGGCTCTGCACCAGCTCATGTTGGACTGCTGGGTGAAAGAAAGGAACCTACGACCTAAATTCACCCAGATCGTGGCCACGTTGGATAAGCTTATTCGCAATGCTGCCAGTCTCAAAGTAGtcaccaacagcacacagtcctCGGG GGTTTCTCAGCCCTTGCTTGACCGCTGTGTGCCAGACTATACCACTTTCACCACTGTGGGGGACTGGCTGGATGCCATCAAGATGAGCCGCTACCGTGACAACTTTGTCAACGCAGGATTTGCTTCCTTTGACCTGGTGGCCCAGATGACAGCAGA GGACCTGCTGCGGATAGGGGTTACATTGGCTGGCCATCAGAAGAAAATTCTTGGTAGCATTCAGGACATGAGACTACAGATGAACCAAACACTTcctgtccaggtgtga
- the ephb3b gene encoding ephrin type-B receptor 3b isoform X1, whose protein sequence is MTMDYFLLLCSLLLPVVSAVEETLMDTKWATTELAWTAHPETGWEEVSGYDDAMNPIRTYQVCNVRELNQNNWLRSDFIPRKDVLRVYVEMKFTVRDCNSIPNIPGSCKETFNLFYYESDSDSATATSPFWMENPYAKVDTIAPDESFSMLESGRVNTKVRSFGPLSKAGFYLAFQDLGACMSLISVRVFYKKCSTTIANFAVFPETATGAEATSLVIAPGTCVPNALEVSVPLKLYCNGDGEWMVPVGACTCMAGFEPAMKDTQCQACSPGTFKSKQGDSLCLPCPANSRASSGAASVCSCRNGYYRADTDSPDSPCTTVPSAPRSVISSVNETSLVLEWSEPRDLGGRDDVLYNVICKKCLPDRGMCSRCDDNVDISPRHLGLTQRRVAVRNLQAHTQYSFEIQAVNGVSNKSPYTPQFSAVNITTNQAAPSAVPTVHLMAATASTMSLSWLPPEKPNGIILDYEIKYHEKDQGEAIAHTMTAQRSNARIEGLKAGTPYVVQVRARTVAGYGRYSSPADFSTNLQTDPPKSLQEQLPLIVGSATATLVFIIAVVVIAIVCLRKQRNGSESEYTEKLQQYKSPIVTPGMKVYIDPFTYEDPNEAVREFAKEIDVSCVKIEEVIGAGNPPKLLSYRGKTASHLQAIPLEDFTPSGEFGEVCRGRLKLPGRREIIVAIKTLKVGYTDRQRRDFLSEASIMGQFDHPNIIRLEGVVTKSRPVMIVTEFMENGALDSFLRLNDGQFTVIQLVGMLRGIAAGMKYLSDMNYVHRDLAARNILVNSNLVCKVSDFGLSRFLEDDPTDPTYTSSLYFMLTYSFAYPQGGKIPIRWTAPEAIAYRKFTSASDVWSYGIVMWEVMSYGERPYWDMSNQDVINAVEQDYRLPPPMDCPTALHQLMLDCWVKERNLRPKFTQIVATLDKLIRNAASLKVVTNSTQSSGVSQPLLDRCVPDYTTFTTVGDWLDAIKMSRYRDNFVNAGFASFDLVAQMTAEDLLRIGVTLAGHQKKILGSIQDMRLQMNQTLPVQV, encoded by the exons AGACGTTGATGGACACAAAGTGGGCCACGACAGAACTGGCTTGGACTGCACATCCTGAGACTGGG TGGGAAGAGGTCAGTGGCTACGACGATGCCATGAACCCCATCCGGACGTATCAAGTCTGCAATGTACGTGAGCTCAACCAAAATAACTGGCTACGTAGCGACTTCATCCCGCGAAAAGATGTACTGCGCGTATATGTGGAGATGAAATTCACAGTGCGTGACTGCAACAGCATTCCCAACATCCCTGGTTCCTGCAAAGAAACATTTAACCTCTTCTACTATGAGTCTGACTCGGATTCAGCTACGGCTACCAGCCCTTTCTGGATGGAGAACCCTTATGCGAAGGTTGACACCATCGCCCCAGATGAGAGTTTTTCCATGCTCGAGTCTGGACGGGTAAACACGAAAGTCAGAAGTTTTGGCCCGCTGTCCAAAGCTGGCTTCTACTTGGCCTTCCAGGATCTCGGTGCTTGCATGTCGCTCATCTCAGTCAGAGTGTTTTATAAGAAGTGCTCCACCACAATCGCCAACTTCGCCGTATTTCCCGAAACGGCAACGGGGGCTGAAGCGACATCGCTGGTGATAGCCCCAGGAACTTGTGTCCCCAATGCCTTGGAGGTGTCTGTGCCGCTGAAGCTTTATTGCAACGGAGATGGGGAGTGGATGGTTCCTGTAGGAGCCTGTACCTGCATGGCTGGTTTTGAACCGGCCATGAAGGACACCCAGTGTCAAG CTTGCAGCCCTGGCACCTTCAAGTCCAAACAGGGGGACAGTTTGTGCTTGCCCTGCCCAGCCAACAGCCGTGCCAGCTCGGGAGCAGCCAGTGTTTGCTCCTGTCGAAACGGTTATTACCGCGCAGACACAGATTCTCCCGACTCCCCCTGCACTA CCGTTCCGTCTGCCCCACGCAGCGTCATCTCCAGCGTCAACGAAACCTCGCTCGTGCTGGAGTGGAGCGAGCCTCGTGACCTGGGCGGCCGCGATGATGTCCTCTACAACGTCATCTGTAAGAAGTGCCTCCCCGACCGGGGAATGTGTTCGCGCTGCGACGACAACGTGGACATCTCACCGCGCCACCTGGGATTGACCCAGCGGCGTGTGGCGGTCCGGAACCTGCAAGCCCACACACAGTACAGCTTCGAGATCCAGGCGGTCAACGGCGTATCCAACAAGAGCCCCTATACGCCCCAGTTCTCCGCCGTGAACATCACCACAAATCAGGCCG CTCCCTCTGCAGTGCCCACAGTTCACCTGATGGCGGCCACAGCGAGCACCATGAGCCTGTCCTGGCTGCCTCCAGAGAAGCCCAACGGAATCATTCTGGATTATGAGATTAAGTACCATGAGAAG GATCAGGGTGAGGCCATTGCCCATACCATGACTGCCCAACGGAGCAACGCCCGCATTGAAGGTCTTAAGGCTGGTACGCCTTACGTGGTGCAGGTCCGCGCTCGAACAGTCGCTGGTTACGGTCGCTACAGCAGCCCAGCCGACTTCAGCACCAACCTCCAAA CTGACCCCCCAAAGTCGCTGCAGGAACAGCTGCCGCTCATCGTTGGATCAGCCACCGCCACCTTAGTCTTCATCATTGCAGTTGTGGTCATCGCTATTGTCTGCCTGAG aaagcagagaaacggTTCAGAGTCAGAGTacacagagaaactgcagcAGTACA AATCCCCAATAGTAACGCCGGGAATGAAGGTCTACATTGACCCCTTCACCTACGAGGACCCCAATGAGGCAGTGCGCGAGTTTGCCAAGGAGATCGATGTGTCCTGCGTGAAGATCGAGGAGGTCATTGGCGCAGGTAACCCACCAAAGCTCCTGAGCTACAGGGGGAAGACTGCTAGTCACCTCCAGGCCATACCATTAGAGGACTTCACACCAAGCG GAGAGTTTGGGGAGGTGTGTCGCGGTCGCCTAAAGCTGCCCGGGCGCCGGGAGATCATCGTAGCCATCAAGACTCTCAAGGTGGGCTACACCGACAGGCAGAGGCGAGACTTCCTATCTGAAGCTTCCATCATGGGCCAGTTCGACCACCCCAACATTATCCGCCTGGAAGGTGTGGTCACCAAAAGTCGTCCGGTGATGATTGTGACCGAGTTTATGGAGAATGGAGCACTGGACTCTTTTCTGAGG CTCAATGATGGGCAGTtcacagtgatccagctggtaGGCATGCTCCGTGGGATCGCAGCAGGCATGAAGTACCTGTCAGACATGAACTACGTGCACAGAGACTTGGCTGCCCGTAACATCTTGGTTAACAGTAATCTGGTGTGTAAGGTATCTGACTTCGGCCTGTCTCGTTTCCTTGAGGATGACCCCACAGATCCAACCTACACCAGCTCACTG TATTTCATGCTCACCTACTCATTCGCATATCCACAGGGAGGGAAGATCCCCATTCGCTGGACCGCTCCAGAGGCAATCGCCTACAGGAAGTTCACCTCTGCCAGCGACGTCTGGAGCTACGGCATCGTCATGTGGGAAGTTATGTCGTATGGCGAGCGGCCGTACTGGGACATGAGCAATCAAGAT GTGATAAATGCCGTGGAGCAGGACTATCGACTGCCCCCACCCATGGACTGCCCGACGGCTCTGCACCAGCTCATGTTGGACTGCTGGGTGAAAGAAAGGAACCTACGACCTAAATTCACCCAGATCGTGGCCACGTTGGATAAGCTTATTCGCAATGCTGCCAGTCTCAAAGTAGtcaccaacagcacacagtcctCGGG GGTTTCTCAGCCCTTGCTTGACCGCTGTGTGCCAGACTATACCACTTTCACCACTGTGGGGGACTGGCTGGATGCCATCAAGATGAGCCGCTACCGTGACAACTTTGTCAACGCAGGATTTGCTTCCTTTGACCTGGTGGCCCAGATGACAGCAGA GGACCTGCTGCGGATAGGGGTTACATTGGCTGGCCATCAGAAGAAAATTCTTGGTAGCATTCAGGACATGAGACTACAGATGAACCAAACACTTcctgtccaggtgtga
- the ephb3b gene encoding ephrin type-B receptor 3b isoform X4: protein MTMDYFLLLCSLLLPVVSAVEETLMDTKWATTELAWTAHPETGWEEVSGYDDAMNPIRTYQVCNVRELNQNNWLRSDFIPRKDVLRVYVEMKFTVRDCNSIPNIPGSCKETFNLFYYESDSDSATATSPFWMENPYAKVDTIAPDESFSMLESGRVNTKVRSFGPLSKAGFYLAFQDLGACMSLISVRVFYKKCSTTIANFAVFPETATGAEATSLVIAPGTCVPNALEVSVPLKLYCNGDGEWMVPVGACTCMAGFEPAMKDTQCQACSPGTFKSKQGDSLCLPCPANSRASSGAASVCSCRNGYYRADTDSPDSPCTTVPSAPRSVISSVNETSLVLEWSEPRDLGGRDDVLYNVICKKCLPDRGMCSRCDDNVDISPRHLGLTQRRVAVRNLQAHTQYSFEIQAVNGVSNKSPYTPQFSAVNITTNQAAPSAVPTVHLMAATASTMSLSWLPPEKPNGIILDYEIKYHEKDQGEAIAHTMTAQRSNARIEGLKAGTPYVVQVRARTVAGYGRYSSPADFSTNLQTDPPKSLQEQLPLIVGSATATLVFIIAVVVIAIVCLRKQRNGSESEYTEKLQQYKSPIVTPGMKVYIDPFTYEDPNEAVREFAKEIDVSCVKIEEVIGAGEFGEVCRGRLKLPGRREIIVAIKTLKVGYTDRQRRDFLSEASIMGQFDHPNIIRLEGVVTKSRPVMIVTEFMENGALDSFLRLNDGQFTVIQLVGMLRGIAAGMKYLSDMNYVHRDLAARNILVNSNLVCKVSDFGLSRFLEDDPTDPTYTSSLYFMLTYSFAYPQGGKIPIRWTAPEAIAYRKFTSASDVWSYGIVMWEVMSYGERPYWDMSNQDVINAVEQDYRLPPPMDCPTALHQLMLDCWVKERNLRPKFTQIVATLDKLIRNAASLKVVTNSTQSSGVSQPLLDRCVPDYTTFTTVGDWLDAIKMSRYRDNFVNAGFASFDLVAQMTAEDLLRIGVTLAGHQKKILGSIQDMRLQMNQTLPVQV, encoded by the exons AGACGTTGATGGACACAAAGTGGGCCACGACAGAACTGGCTTGGACTGCACATCCTGAGACTGGG TGGGAAGAGGTCAGTGGCTACGACGATGCCATGAACCCCATCCGGACGTATCAAGTCTGCAATGTACGTGAGCTCAACCAAAATAACTGGCTACGTAGCGACTTCATCCCGCGAAAAGATGTACTGCGCGTATATGTGGAGATGAAATTCACAGTGCGTGACTGCAACAGCATTCCCAACATCCCTGGTTCCTGCAAAGAAACATTTAACCTCTTCTACTATGAGTCTGACTCGGATTCAGCTACGGCTACCAGCCCTTTCTGGATGGAGAACCCTTATGCGAAGGTTGACACCATCGCCCCAGATGAGAGTTTTTCCATGCTCGAGTCTGGACGGGTAAACACGAAAGTCAGAAGTTTTGGCCCGCTGTCCAAAGCTGGCTTCTACTTGGCCTTCCAGGATCTCGGTGCTTGCATGTCGCTCATCTCAGTCAGAGTGTTTTATAAGAAGTGCTCCACCACAATCGCCAACTTCGCCGTATTTCCCGAAACGGCAACGGGGGCTGAAGCGACATCGCTGGTGATAGCCCCAGGAACTTGTGTCCCCAATGCCTTGGAGGTGTCTGTGCCGCTGAAGCTTTATTGCAACGGAGATGGGGAGTGGATGGTTCCTGTAGGAGCCTGTACCTGCATGGCTGGTTTTGAACCGGCCATGAAGGACACCCAGTGTCAAG CTTGCAGCCCTGGCACCTTCAAGTCCAAACAGGGGGACAGTTTGTGCTTGCCCTGCCCAGCCAACAGCCGTGCCAGCTCGGGAGCAGCCAGTGTTTGCTCCTGTCGAAACGGTTATTACCGCGCAGACACAGATTCTCCCGACTCCCCCTGCACTA CCGTTCCGTCTGCCCCACGCAGCGTCATCTCCAGCGTCAACGAAACCTCGCTCGTGCTGGAGTGGAGCGAGCCTCGTGACCTGGGCGGCCGCGATGATGTCCTCTACAACGTCATCTGTAAGAAGTGCCTCCCCGACCGGGGAATGTGTTCGCGCTGCGACGACAACGTGGACATCTCACCGCGCCACCTGGGATTGACCCAGCGGCGTGTGGCGGTCCGGAACCTGCAAGCCCACACACAGTACAGCTTCGAGATCCAGGCGGTCAACGGCGTATCCAACAAGAGCCCCTATACGCCCCAGTTCTCCGCCGTGAACATCACCACAAATCAGGCCG CTCCCTCTGCAGTGCCCACAGTTCACCTGATGGCGGCCACAGCGAGCACCATGAGCCTGTCCTGGCTGCCTCCAGAGAAGCCCAACGGAATCATTCTGGATTATGAGATTAAGTACCATGAGAAG GATCAGGGTGAGGCCATTGCCCATACCATGACTGCCCAACGGAGCAACGCCCGCATTGAAGGTCTTAAGGCTGGTACGCCTTACGTGGTGCAGGTCCGCGCTCGAACAGTCGCTGGTTACGGTCGCTACAGCAGCCCAGCCGACTTCAGCACCAACCTCCAAA CTGACCCCCCAAAGTCGCTGCAGGAACAGCTGCCGCTCATCGTTGGATCAGCCACCGCCACCTTAGTCTTCATCATTGCAGTTGTGGTCATCGCTATTGTCTGCCTGAG aaagcagagaaacggTTCAGAGTCAGAGTacacagagaaactgcagcAGTACA AATCCCCAATAGTAACGCCGGGAATGAAGGTCTACATTGACCCCTTCACCTACGAGGACCCCAATGAGGCAGTGCGCGAGTTTGCCAAGGAGATCGATGTGTCCTGCGTGAAGATCGAGGAGGTCATTGGCGCAG GAGAGTTTGGGGAGGTGTGTCGCGGTCGCCTAAAGCTGCCCGGGCGCCGGGAGATCATCGTAGCCATCAAGACTCTCAAGGTGGGCTACACCGACAGGCAGAGGCGAGACTTCCTATCTGAAGCTTCCATCATGGGCCAGTTCGACCACCCCAACATTATCCGCCTGGAAGGTGTGGTCACCAAAAGTCGTCCGGTGATGATTGTGACCGAGTTTATGGAGAATGGAGCACTGGACTCTTTTCTGAGG CTCAATGATGGGCAGTtcacagtgatccagctggtaGGCATGCTCCGTGGGATCGCAGCAGGCATGAAGTACCTGTCAGACATGAACTACGTGCACAGAGACTTGGCTGCCCGTAACATCTTGGTTAACAGTAATCTGGTGTGTAAGGTATCTGACTTCGGCCTGTCTCGTTTCCTTGAGGATGACCCCACAGATCCAACCTACACCAGCTCACTG TATTTCATGCTCACCTACTCATTCGCATATCCACAGGGAGGGAAGATCCCCATTCGCTGGACCGCTCCAGAGGCAATCGCCTACAGGAAGTTCACCTCTGCCAGCGACGTCTGGAGCTACGGCATCGTCATGTGGGAAGTTATGTCGTATGGCGAGCGGCCGTACTGGGACATGAGCAATCAAGAT GTGATAAATGCCGTGGAGCAGGACTATCGACTGCCCCCACCCATGGACTGCCCGACGGCTCTGCACCAGCTCATGTTGGACTGCTGGGTGAAAGAAAGGAACCTACGACCTAAATTCACCCAGATCGTGGCCACGTTGGATAAGCTTATTCGCAATGCTGCCAGTCTCAAAGTAGtcaccaacagcacacagtcctCGGG GGTTTCTCAGCCCTTGCTTGACCGCTGTGTGCCAGACTATACCACTTTCACCACTGTGGGGGACTGGCTGGATGCCATCAAGATGAGCCGCTACCGTGACAACTTTGTCAACGCAGGATTTGCTTCCTTTGACCTGGTGGCCCAGATGACAGCAGA GGACCTGCTGCGGATAGGGGTTACATTGGCTGGCCATCAGAAGAAAATTCTTGGTAGCATTCAGGACATGAGACTACAGATGAACCAAACACTTcctgtccaggtgtga